The Desmonostoc muscorum LEGE 12446 genome includes a region encoding these proteins:
- the ctaD gene encoding cytochrome c oxidase subunit I has product MTQAQLQETANIPVLVDEPGSRKWQDFFGFQTDHKVIGIQYLVTSFIFYCIGGVMADLVRTELRTPEVDFVTPEVYNSLFTLHATIMIFLWIVPAGAGFANYLIPLMIGAKDMAFPRLNAVAFWMIPPAGVLLIASLVVGDAPDAGWTSYPPLSLVTGQVGEGIWIMSVLLLGTSSILGSINFLVTLLKMRIPGMGVHQMPLFCWAMFATSALVLVSTPVLAAGLILLSFDLIAGTTFFNPTGGGDPVVYQHMFWFYSHPAVYIMILPFFGAISEIIPIHSRKPIFGYKAIAYSSLAISFLGLIVWAHHMFTSGIPGWLRMFFMITTMIIAVPTGIKIFSWLATMWGGKIQLNSAMLFAIGFVGTFVIGGISGVMLAAVPFDIHVHDTYFVVAHLHYVLFGGSVLGIFAAIYHWFPKMTGRMVNEFWGKVHFALTIIGLNMTFLPMHKLGLMGMNRRIAQYDPKFTLLNEICTYGSYILAVSTFPFIFNAIWSWLYGEKAGNNPWRALTLEWMTTSPPAIENFDGTPVLATGPYDYGLEKAKEGVPLSDPNPVLSAGPNSVLRAEPDPAFAANPEDRQ; this is encoded by the coding sequence ATGACACAAGCTCAGTTGCAAGAAACTGCCAATATCCCCGTCCTTGTTGACGAACCAGGGAGCAGAAAATGGCAGGACTTCTTTGGTTTTCAAACCGACCATAAGGTGATTGGGATTCAATACCTAGTCACTTCGTTTATTTTCTATTGCATTGGTGGCGTGATGGCTGACTTGGTTCGCACAGAACTGCGAACCCCAGAAGTAGATTTTGTCACGCCAGAAGTTTACAACAGTCTGTTCACGCTCCACGCCACGATCATGATTTTCTTGTGGATCGTGCCAGCAGGAGCCGGGTTTGCTAACTATCTAATTCCCCTGATGATTGGGGCTAAAGATATGGCATTTCCTCGGCTGAACGCTGTTGCCTTTTGGATGATTCCCCCTGCGGGTGTGTTGCTCATCGCCAGTTTAGTGGTTGGTGATGCGCCCGATGCAGGTTGGACTTCTTACCCTCCCCTGAGCTTGGTAACAGGTCAAGTGGGTGAAGGCATTTGGATTATGAGTGTCCTGCTGCTGGGTACGTCCTCAATTTTGGGGTCGATTAATTTCCTCGTCACACTGCTGAAGATGCGTATCCCCGGCATGGGTGTTCATCAAATGCCCTTGTTTTGTTGGGCGATGTTTGCCACTTCGGCGCTAGTTTTGGTATCGACTCCAGTATTAGCAGCAGGTCTGATTCTGCTTTCCTTTGACTTAATTGCTGGGACGACATTTTTTAACCCCACTGGTGGTGGCGACCCGGTAGTTTACCAACACATGTTCTGGTTTTACTCCCATCCAGCGGTTTATATCATGATTTTGCCCTTTTTTGGGGCAATTTCGGAAATTATCCCCATTCATTCCCGCAAACCGATTTTTGGTTATAAAGCGATCGCCTACTCATCTTTGGCTATCAGCTTTTTAGGGCTAATCGTCTGGGCACACCACATGTTTACCAGCGGTATCCCCGGTTGGTTGCGGATGTTCTTTATGATCACCACCATGATCATTGCCGTACCCACAGGAATTAAAATATTCAGCTGGTTGGCAACCATGTGGGGCGGAAAAATTCAGCTCAACTCCGCCATGTTATTCGCCATTGGCTTTGTCGGTACCTTCGTAATCGGCGGCATCAGTGGCGTGATGTTGGCAGCAGTGCCCTTTGATATTCACGTCCACGACACCTATTTTGTAGTTGCACACTTGCACTATGTCCTCTTTGGTGGTAGCGTACTGGGAATTTTTGCTGCCATCTACCACTGGTTCCCGAAAATGACGGGACGGATGGTGAACGAATTTTGGGGTAAGGTTCATTTTGCCTTGACAATTATTGGTTTAAACATGACCTTCTTACCCATGCACAAGCTGGGATTAATGGGCATGAACCGCCGTATTGCTCAATATGACCCCAAATTTACTTTACTGAATGAAATCTGCACGTATGGTTCTTATATACTCGCAGTTTCGACATTCCCCTTCATTTTCAATGCCATTTGGAGTTGGTTGTACGGAGAGAAAGCTGGTAATAATCCCTGGAGGGCACTAACCTTAGAGTGGATGACTACCTCACCACCAGCGATCGAGAATTTCGATGGAACCCCAGTACTAGCTACAGGTCCCTACGACTACGGCTTGGAAAAGGCTAAAGAAGGTGTACCCCTATCTGACCCCAATCCAGTCTTGTCAGCTGGCCCCAACTCGGTATTAAGAGCAGAACCCGACCCAGCGTTTGCTGCTAATCCCGAAGATCGCCAATAA
- a CDS encoding cytochrome c oxidase subunit 3, translating to MQSQTIDPAKTELNHHHAAEATVGHHEEHPDHRLFGLFVFLIAEGMIFMGLFGAYLAFRATLPVWPPAGTPELELLLPGVNTINLISSSFVMHNADTAIKKNDTRGARIWLAITAAMGAIFLAGQVYEYTHLEFGLTTNLFASAFYVLTGFHGLHVTIGVLAIVAVLWRSRVKGHYSSEKHFGIEAAEIYWHFVDVIWIILFGLLYLL from the coding sequence ATGCAAAGTCAGACAATTGACCCAGCTAAAACTGAACTGAATCATCACCACGCAGCAGAAGCAACAGTTGGTCATCATGAAGAACACCCAGATCATCGCTTGTTTGGGCTGTTTGTCTTCCTGATTGCTGAAGGGATGATTTTTATGGGGCTGTTCGGAGCCTACTTGGCTTTCCGTGCTACCTTACCTGTTTGGCCTCCAGCAGGTACCCCAGAATTAGAACTATTGCTACCCGGAGTTAATACCATCAATCTAATTTCTAGTAGTTTTGTCATGCACAATGCTGACACTGCTATCAAAAAGAATGATACGCGGGGTGCGCGGATTTGGTTAGCAATTACCGCTGCAATGGGTGCTATTTTCTTGGCAGGACAAGTATATGAATATACTCATTTAGAATTTGGTTTAACTACCAATTTATTTGCCAGTGCATTTTATGTTTTGACTGGTTTTCACGGGCTACACGTTACCATCGGCGTTTTAGCCATTGTTGCCGTGTTGTGGCGATCGCGCGTTAAAGGTCATTACAGTAGCGAAAAACACTTTGGCATTGAAGCCGCTGAAATTTACTGGCACTTTGTTGATGTGATTTGGATTATTTTGTTCGGATTACTGTATTTACTGTGA
- a CDS encoding serine/threonine-protein kinase — protein sequence MSQNPLIRKTFRSSFETVKVLGSPESGGNYSLASAIRTTTIRNRYQHSLVRKTLRNRFEILKQLGSGGSGDTYLAVDLDLPGRPHCVVKHFHPKDPNPTVGAIAKKLFAREAEVLYQLGNDHEQIPRLFAHFDEDGDFYLVQEYIDGHPLTQEIIPGQRLSQNAVLNLLTDILEVLVFVHEHNIIHRDIKPQNLMRRHSDGKIVLIDFGSIKKIGALGAGLTVVVGTPGYMPSEQAKGKPKLSSDIYAVGMIGIQALTGLMPDQLQEDPNSGELIWRHHAQVSDGFADILDRMVCDRHSQRYQSAAEALQALDSDLPQLESSQSGRLKQNSLDSYFLAYRNFILLLGIGLGASTSLIVIIVIYTFLNTSTSLPYQPTQLKNIIQKFIHESRLTNINTLTAQRGVDKSNCTIANTTQQIKFNHITTS from the coding sequence ATGAGCCAGAATCCTCTCATCAGAAAAACATTCAGGAGTAGCTTTGAGACTGTTAAAGTGTTGGGAAGCCCAGAATCTGGCGGAAATTACTCGCTAGCAAGTGCAATACGTACAACTACAATACGTAACAGATATCAACATTCTCTTGTCAGAAAAACACTTAGGAATCGCTTTGAGATTCTCAAACAGTTGGGAAGCGGAGGATCTGGCGATACCTATTTAGCTGTAGACCTAGATTTACCAGGGCGACCGCATTGTGTTGTCAAACATTTCCACCCAAAAGATCCTAATCCTACTGTTGGTGCGATCGCTAAAAAATTATTTGCTCGAGAAGCAGAAGTTTTATATCAGCTAGGCAATGACCACGAGCAAATTCCGAGACTGTTTGCCCATTTTGATGAAGATGGTGATTTCTATTTAGTCCAAGAATATATTGACGGTCATCCTTTGACTCAAGAAATTATCCCAGGTCAACGTTTGAGCCAAAATGCAGTCTTGAATTTATTAACAGACATCTTAGAAGTGTTAGTCTTCGTGCATGAACATAACATCATTCACCGAGATATTAAGCCCCAAAATTTAATGCGGCGGCACTCCGATGGCAAGATTGTGTTAATCGACTTTGGGAGTATTAAAAAAATTGGTGCTTTAGGAGCTGGCTTAACGGTTGTAGTCGGAACTCCTGGTTATATGCCAAGCGAACAGGCTAAAGGAAAACCAAAGCTTTCCAGCGATATCTATGCAGTAGGTATGATTGGCATTCAAGCTCTCACAGGCTTAATGCCTGACCAATTACAAGAAGATCCCAATAGCGGAGAACTTATCTGGCGTCATCACGCGCAGGTAAGCGACGGTTTCGCAGATATTTTAGACAGAATGGTTTGCGATCGCCATAGTCAGCGTTACCAATCTGCCGCAGAAGCTCTGCAAGCGCTTGATTCTGATTTGCCCCAATTAGAGTCATCACAATCTGGTCGTCTAAAGCAAAATAGTCTCGATAGCTATTTCCTAGCTTATAGAAATTTTATTTTGTTACTGGGGATCGGACTTGGTGCTAGCACTAGTTTGATAGTAATTATTGTAATCTATACATTTCTTAATACAAGTACATCCCTCCCATACCAACCTACTCAATTAAAAAATATCATCCAAAAATTTATTCATGAGTCACGTTTAACTAATATTAATACCTTAACCGCCCAAAGAGGAGTTGATAAAAGCAATTGCACCATTGCAAATACTACCCAGCAAATTAAATTTAACCACATTACAACCAGTTAA
- a CDS encoding PstS family phosphate ABC transporter substrate-binding protein: MDNTNQKKALINGEIALFLRGLIIGKVLTLMVIGGLLWWLLKPNLLSRGSADSYSSNQSLKIPSSGGSTFETITDVPTGSFNYGGSTAWASIRQLVDSQIQSDRPELQLRYVDPAKNSPGSSSGIQMLLDGQLDFAQSSRPLTDEEKAIATQRGFTLEQRQVGIDGIAVVVNPSLKVPGLTVDQLQQIYSGQITNWEQVGGPNLPITPLSQRPENADTVIFSSNNNSKGQASSSNVQYVYSTTDAVRQLSKTPGGVYYASARSVIPQCSVKALPLGRTSGELIPPYREPLVSPENCLRQRNQVNTEAIRNGSYPITAEMFVIIKQNKGREQQIGDTYAKLLLTEQGQQAIEQAGFVGVQ; the protein is encoded by the coding sequence ATGGACAATACAAACCAAAAAAAAGCTTTAATTAACGGTGAAATTGCCCTCTTTCTTAGAGGTTTGATTATTGGTAAAGTACTGACACTGATGGTTATTGGCGGATTGCTTTGGTGGTTACTCAAGCCAAACTTACTATCCCGTGGCAGTGCTGACTCTTACTCTTCTAATCAAAGTTTAAAGATTCCTTCTAGTGGGGGATCTACTTTTGAGACAATTACCGATGTCCCCACAGGCTCATTTAACTACGGTGGTAGTACAGCTTGGGCATCTATCCGGCAATTGGTAGATTCTCAGATCCAAAGCGATCGCCCTGAACTACAATTACGCTATGTAGACCCTGCTAAGAATAGCCCTGGTTCTAGCTCAGGTATTCAGATGTTGCTTGATGGACAACTAGACTTTGCTCAGTCTTCCCGTCCCCTCACAGATGAAGAAAAAGCAATTGCAACACAACGAGGCTTCACCCTTGAGCAACGTCAGGTAGGTATTGATGGAATAGCAGTGGTGGTCAATCCATCACTGAAAGTACCTGGTTTAACTGTTGACCAATTGCAGCAGATTTATTCCGGGCAAATTACTAACTGGGAGCAAGTAGGCGGGCCAAATCTGCCCATTACACCTTTATCCCAACGACCAGAAAACGCAGATACAGTAATATTCTCTAGCAATAACAACTCGAAGGGGCAAGCATCTAGCTCCAATGTACAGTATGTCTACTCGACTACAGATGCAGTGCGCCAACTCAGCAAAACCCCTGGTGGCGTGTATTACGCCTCTGCTCGTTCAGTGATACCTCAGTGTAGTGTGAAGGCTTTGCCATTGGGCCGCACTTCTGGTGAGTTAATTCCCCCCTACCGTGAACCTCTGGTGTCACCGGAAAATTGCTTACGTCAGCGTAATCAAGTAAATACTGAGGCTATTAGAAATGGTAGCTATCCAATTACCGCTGAAATGTTTGTGATTATTAAGCAGAATAAAGGGCGAGAACAGCAAATAGGGGATACCTACGCCAAACTTTTATTAACTGAACAGGGACAACAAGCAATTGAGCAAGCTGGTTTCGTTGGGGTTCAGTAA
- a CDS encoding XisI protein, whose amino-acid sequence MDKIKHYRQLIKQILTEHAQITNNTDTVNSQLIIDSENDHYQLAYVGWQGDKRVFGPVMHFDIQNGKIWIQYNGTEESVAERLVELGVPRSDIVIGFHSPFKRQFTSYAVE is encoded by the coding sequence ATGGATAAGATAAAACATTATCGACAACTAATAAAACAAATATTGACAGAACATGCACAAATTACAAATAACACCGATACAGTCAATTCCCAACTAATTATTGATAGCGAAAACGATCATTATCAATTAGCTTACGTTGGCTGGCAAGGAGATAAGCGAGTGTTTGGCCCGGTTATGCATTTTGATATTCAAAATGGGAAAATATGGATTCAGTATAACGGTACAGAAGAGTCTGTTGCTGAACGATTGGTTGAGTTAGGTGTACCCCGTTCTGATATCGTCATTGGGTTTCATTCTCCTTTTAAGCGCCAATTTACCTCTTATGCTGTGGAGTGA
- a CDS encoding WD40 repeat domain-containing protein gives MRSEGRGGGNFWRRYIILAFMAAVALPVTTWEGFYIRQADAAIEFAPNSETTNNFANFQLLYSLKGHNGTVKSLAFTPDSRILLSGGAENEGIIRLWNPANGKKLGDINKAHKTAVESLIISPDGRTLVSCSSDNTINLWNVKNFKFSFSRSFVGHTSNVLSLAVSPDSKVLISGALDGIRLWDLLQQRPLGTLVRFNNLIYTVAISPDGQTLASGDNKGVIKLWSLSSGKLISESVAHTNSVTAVSFTPDGQTLVSASRDRTVKVWNVNTGELLRTLTGHNNWVNAIAINPDGETLASAGRDGIKLWNITSGELINTLTGNTDWVSAIAFSPNGQILASGGFDQKVKIWGIPVKRK, from the coding sequence GTGAGGAGTGAGGGAAGAGGTGGGGGTAATTTCTGGCGTCGGTATATTATCTTGGCTTTTATGGCAGCTGTTGCCCTTCCAGTAACCACTTGGGAAGGGTTTTATATTCGTCAGGCTGATGCTGCTATTGAATTTGCACCAAACTCCGAAACTACAAATAATTTTGCGAATTTTCAGCTACTTTACAGCCTCAAAGGACATAACGGAACCGTTAAATCCCTGGCGTTCACTCCAGATAGCAGAATTCTTCTTAGTGGAGGCGCAGAAAACGAGGGTATAATTCGCCTTTGGAATCCAGCCAACGGCAAAAAATTAGGGGATATTAACAAAGCACACAAAACCGCCGTAGAATCTTTAATAATTTCGCCAGATGGTCGAACCCTCGTCAGTTGTAGTAGTGACAACACGATTAACCTCTGGAATGTGAAAAATTTTAAATTTAGCTTTAGCCGCTCTTTTGTAGGACATACCAGTAACGTATTATCTTTAGCGGTATCTCCTGACAGTAAAGTTTTAATTAGTGGCGCTTTAGATGGAATCCGCTTGTGGGATTTGTTACAGCAGCGCCCACTCGGTACTTTAGTACGCTTTAACAATTTAATTTATACCGTAGCTATTAGTCCTGATGGGCAAACCTTGGCTAGTGGCGACAATAAAGGTGTAATTAAGCTGTGGAGCCTGAGTAGTGGTAAATTAATTAGTGAATCAGTAGCTCATACTAATTCTGTTACTGCCGTTAGCTTTACACCGGACGGACAAACATTAGTTAGTGCTAGCCGCGATCGCACCGTTAAAGTGTGGAATGTGAATACAGGAGAATTACTCCGCACCCTTACAGGACATAATAATTGGGTAAATGCGATCGCCATTAACCCGGACGGAGAAACCCTTGCTAGTGCCGGCAGAGATGGCATTAAGTTGTGGAATATAACTTCAGGTGAGTTAATAAATACATTGACTGGAAATACCGATTGGGTAAGTGCGATCGCTTTTAGTCCAAATGGGCAAATATTAGCCAGTGGTGGATTCGATCAAAAAGTCAAGATTTGGGGAATTCCAGTCAAACGTAAGTAA
- the ald gene encoding alanine dehydrogenase: MEIGVPKENKDQEFRVGLSPSSVRVLRENGHSIFVQTQAGSGAGFTDDDYTSAGAEIVPTPEAVWNRELVVKVKEPLKSEYNFLQKGQILFTYLHLAADRQLTEHLIDCGTCAIAYETVEQPGANRLPLLTPMSVIAGRLAVQFGARFLERQQGGRGVLLGGVPGVKPGKVVILGGGVVGTEAAKIAVGMGASVQILDVSVERLSYLETLFGSRVELLYSNSAHIEAAVKEADLLIGAVLVLGRRAPILVSRELVKQMYPGSVIVDVAVDQGGCVETLHTTSHTNPVYIEEGVVHYGVPNMPGAVPWTATQALNNSTLPYVVQLANLGIKALEVNPALAKGVNVQNHKLVHPAVQEVFPDLVS, translated from the coding sequence ATGGAAATCGGCGTCCCCAAGGAAAATAAAGATCAAGAATTTCGGGTAGGTTTAAGTCCTTCGAGTGTGCGGGTGCTGCGAGAAAATGGTCATAGCATCTTCGTCCAGACACAAGCAGGTAGTGGTGCTGGGTTCACAGATGACGACTACACAAGTGCTGGAGCCGAAATTGTTCCCACACCAGAAGCGGTTTGGAATCGGGAATTAGTTGTGAAGGTCAAAGAGCCGCTGAAATCTGAGTATAATTTTTTGCAGAAAGGGCAGATATTATTTACTTATTTACACTTAGCAGCCGATCGCCAATTAACGGAGCATTTAATTGATTGTGGCACTTGTGCGATCGCCTACGAAACTGTAGAACAACCAGGCGCTAACAGACTACCCCTACTCACCCCCATGAGCGTGATTGCCGGTCGGCTTGCGGTACAATTTGGGGCGAGATTTCTAGAACGTCAGCAAGGCGGTAGAGGTGTGCTTTTGGGTGGTGTACCTGGAGTCAAACCAGGTAAAGTAGTAATTCTCGGTGGCGGCGTTGTCGGCACAGAAGCAGCTAAAATTGCCGTGGGTATGGGTGCTAGCGTGCAGATTTTAGATGTGAGTGTGGAGCGGTTGTCTTACTTAGAAACCTTATTTGGCTCTAGAGTCGAATTGCTTTACAGCAACTCAGCTCATATTGAAGCCGCAGTTAAGGAAGCAGATTTGCTCATTGGTGCAGTTTTAGTACTGGGACGCAGGGCACCAATCTTAGTATCCCGCGAATTGGTCAAACAAATGTATCCTGGTTCAGTAATAGTTGATGTTGCTGTTGACCAAGGCGGTTGTGTGGAAACCTTACATACCACATCTCACACAAATCCGGTATACATCGAAGAGGGTGTGGTACATTATGGCGTTCCCAATATGCCAGGAGCAGTACCTTGGACAGCAACTCAGGCACTCAATAACAGTACATTACCTTATGTTGTCCAGTTGGCGAATTTGGGAATTAAGGCATTGGAAGTTAACCCAGCCTTAGCTAAAGGTGTGAATGTGCAGAATCATAAATTAGTGCATCCTGCTGTGCAAGAAGTGTTCCCTGATTTGGTAAGTTAG